The following are encoded together in the Azospirillum lipoferum 4B genome:
- the fabG gene encoding 3-oxoacyl-[acyl-carrier-protein] reductase — MFDLTGKSALVTGASGGIGASIARALHAQGAAVALSGTRVAPLEALAAELGERAFVVPGNLSEAAATEQLFKDAEAALGKIDILVNNAGLTRDQIAMRLKDEDWQSVIDVNLTAAFRLSRAAMRGMMKRRWGRIVNITSVVGVTGNPGQANYAASKAGLIGMSKSLAAELASRSITVNCVAPGFIATAMTDALNDEQKQKLLPVIPAGRMGQPEEIAAGVVYLASEEAAYVTGQTLHINGGMAMI, encoded by the coding sequence ATGTTTGACCTGACCGGCAAGTCGGCCCTCGTCACCGGCGCGTCCGGCGGCATCGGCGCATCGATCGCCCGTGCCCTGCACGCCCAGGGCGCCGCCGTCGCCCTGTCCGGCACCCGTGTCGCCCCGCTGGAAGCACTGGCGGCCGAACTGGGCGAGCGTGCCTTCGTCGTGCCCGGAAACCTCTCCGAGGCGGCGGCGACCGAGCAGCTGTTCAAGGACGCCGAGGCGGCGCTGGGGAAGATCGACATTCTCGTCAACAACGCCGGCCTGACCCGCGACCAGATCGCGATGCGGCTGAAGGACGAGGACTGGCAGTCGGTGATCGACGTGAACCTGACGGCGGCCTTCCGCCTGTCGCGGGCCGCCATGCGCGGCATGATGAAGCGCCGCTGGGGCCGCATCGTCAACATCACGTCGGTCGTCGGCGTCACCGGCAATCCGGGCCAGGCCAACTACGCCGCGTCGAAGGCAGGCCTGATCGGCATGTCCAAGTCGCTGGCGGCCGAACTGGCCTCGCGCAGCATCACCGTCAACTGCGTCGCGCCGGGCTTCATCGCCACGGCCATGACCGACGCCCTGAACGACGAGCAGAAGCAGAAGCTGCTCCCCGTCATCCCGGCCGGCCGCATGGGCCAGCCGGAAGAGATCGCCGCCGGGGTCGTGTACCTCGCGAGCGAGGAGGCCGCCTACGTCACCGGCCAGACGCTGCATATCAACGGCGGCATGGCCATGATCTGA
- a CDS encoding DUF2934 domain-containing protein encodes MTVDVEQRVRDRAYAIWLDEGCPEGRDAEHWFRAERAILAETAVVPDRSPVVAVVKAPRKTTNAKPKAVKTTEPTGVAPEAVAGEPPKTRKPRTRKTESA; translated from the coding sequence ATGACCGTGGATGTCGAGCAGCGCGTCCGTGACCGCGCCTATGCGATCTGGCTGGACGAGGGCTGTCCGGAAGGGCGTGACGCCGAGCACTGGTTTCGGGCCGAACGTGCGATCCTGGCGGAAACGGCGGTGGTTCCAGACCGCTCTCCGGTCGTGGCGGTCGTGAAGGCGCCGCGCAAGACCACCAACGCCAAGCCGAAGGCGGTCAAGACCACCGAACCGACCGGTGTCGCGCCGGAAGCTGTGGCAGGCGAGCCGCCCAAGACGCGCAAGCCACGGACCCGCAAGACGGAATCGGCCTGA
- the fabD gene encoding ACP S-malonyltransferase — MTRAFVFPGQGSQAVGMGRELAEAFEVARLTFEEVDDALNQRLSRLMAEGPEADLTLTENAQPALMAVSVAVMRVLASEGGVDLSKHAAFVAGHSLGEYSALCAAGAFTLADTARLLKLRGQAMQKAVPVGKGAMAALLGADLEQAQAIAADAAQGEVCSIANDNSVGQVVISGSAEAIDRAIVLAAERGLKRSVRLPVSAPFHCSLMQPAADAMAEALANVTISAPVVPVIANVTASAVSDPNAIRRLLVEQVTGMVRWRECVLSMKEQGVERLVEVGSGKVLAGLTKRIDKDLAAVSVGTPADVESFLKTL; from the coding sequence ATGACCAGGGCGTTCGTCTTTCCGGGGCAAGGCAGCCAGGCCGTCGGCATGGGCCGCGAACTCGCCGAGGCGTTCGAAGTCGCTCGTCTCACCTTTGAAGAGGTGGACGATGCGCTGAACCAGCGGCTGTCGCGCCTGATGGCTGAAGGCCCCGAGGCCGACCTGACCTTGACCGAGAATGCGCAGCCGGCCCTGATGGCGGTCAGCGTCGCGGTGATGCGGGTTCTGGCGAGCGAGGGCGGGGTCGACCTGTCCAAGCATGCCGCGTTCGTCGCCGGCCACTCGCTGGGCGAATATTCCGCGCTCTGCGCCGCCGGGGCCTTCACGCTGGCCGACACCGCGCGCCTGCTGAAGCTGCGCGGTCAGGCGATGCAGAAGGCCGTGCCGGTCGGCAAGGGCGCCATGGCTGCCCTGCTGGGCGCCGATCTGGAGCAGGCGCAGGCGATCGCCGCCGACGCCGCCCAGGGCGAGGTGTGCAGCATCGCCAACGACAATTCGGTCGGGCAGGTGGTGATCTCCGGCAGTGCCGAGGCCATCGACCGCGCCATCGTGCTGGCAGCGGAACGCGGGCTGAAGCGCTCGGTCCGGCTGCCTGTGTCGGCTCCCTTCCATTGCTCGCTGATGCAGCCTGCCGCCGATGCGATGGCGGAGGCTCTGGCGAACGTCACCATTTCGGCCCCGGTCGTTCCGGTCATCGCCAACGTCACGGCGTCGGCCGTGTCGGACCCCAACGCCATCCGCCGTCTGCTGGTGGAACAGGTGACGGGCATGGTCCGCTGGCGCGAATGCGTTCTCTCCATGAAGGAGCAGGGCGTCGAGCGGCTTGTTGAAGTCGGGTCGGGCAAGGTGCTGGCCGGACTGACCAAGCGCATCGACAAGGACCTTGCGGCGGTGTCGGTCGGCACGCCGGCCGATGTCGAGTCGTTCCTGAAGACCCTGTGA
- a CDS encoding methyl-accepting chemotaxis protein, with translation MSIATRIALGFAAVLLLTLAVAVAGWSGLNTYATQVEIAARTSRLDTLLLSARQEEARYLIDVDPSASRRVRQLTEQLKAEAEALLAQPGHAVAPDVLQDVLAKLAAYRKSFDEVVQLEVERFASLAKLRKQTAALLVVAQTLTQEQSAHYADALARLKADPGDGAALRALESSALLSTIAGRLIQETRSALLDVQQYLIEQGGSGRNSPNAAIDRLLTIVGDVQKASSAPEILREAAKLTAAVMGVETEFLLVADIVVRRSAARAAMREAAASVSDQVAQLVQTQTAEREAGRSRAVLLLWSGALGALAVGAVLSMLIARSLTGPIAATTAAVQRLSEGDLTVAVPNTGRRDELGSIGRAVATVIQVLHGLHGEMHRLSGKQVDEAATGHPPVFQGAYGEMVALLQETGVAFRAIGEQATQVAVAAGQASTAIAQVSDGASEQTDDLDHVATAVGQSARAIAHVTDSTRDASDMVKDAADFADRGREDMARLLRVSQTIAENSRRIGRITEAITQIAVKTNILSVNASIEAARAGEQGKGFEVVAEEVGKLADNAVESARQIAEIIEAAAALAEEGKAVTEQARRRMDGLADRVDRIDGAFQSVAVAMEEQQASVREIERSVESVRTVASKNAAASEEIAATMVHLSRLADETRRQVSRFQSS, from the coding sequence ATGTCGATCGCCACCCGAATCGCCCTGGGTTTCGCCGCCGTCCTGCTGCTGACCCTTGCCGTCGCCGTCGCCGGATGGAGCGGCCTGAACACTTACGCCACACAGGTGGAGATCGCCGCCCGCACCTCCCGCCTCGACACGCTGCTGCTCAGCGCAAGGCAGGAGGAGGCCCGCTATCTGATCGACGTCGATCCGTCCGCCAGCCGGCGGGTGCGCCAGCTGACCGAGCAGCTGAAGGCTGAAGCGGAGGCCCTGCTGGCCCAGCCCGGCCATGCCGTCGCCCCCGACGTGCTGCAGGACGTGCTGGCGAAGCTGGCGGCCTACCGGAAGTCCTTCGACGAGGTGGTCCAGCTGGAGGTCGAGCGCTTCGCCAGCCTGGCGAAGCTCCGCAAGCAGACGGCGGCCCTGCTGGTGGTGGCGCAGACGCTGACGCAAGAGCAGTCGGCGCACTATGCCGACGCGCTGGCACGGCTGAAGGCCGATCCCGGCGACGGAGCCGCTCTGCGGGCTTTGGAGTCCTCCGCCCTGCTGTCCACCATCGCCGGCCGGCTGATCCAGGAAACCCGCAGCGCCTTGCTGGACGTCCAGCAGTATCTGATCGAGCAGGGCGGGTCCGGCCGCAATTCACCGAACGCCGCCATCGACCGGCTGCTGACCATCGTCGGCGACGTCCAGAAGGCGTCCAGTGCCCCCGAAATCCTGCGCGAAGCGGCGAAGCTGACTGCCGCCGTGATGGGGGTGGAAACGGAATTCCTGCTGGTCGCCGACATCGTGGTCCGACGCAGCGCAGCCCGCGCGGCGATGCGCGAAGCAGCCGCATCCGTCAGCGATCAGGTCGCGCAATTGGTCCAGACCCAGACCGCGGAACGGGAGGCCGGCCGGTCGCGTGCCGTGCTGCTTCTGTGGAGCGGCGCACTGGGCGCGCTGGCGGTCGGCGCGGTGCTGTCGATGCTGATCGCCCGCAGCCTGACCGGCCCCATCGCTGCCACGACGGCAGCGGTCCAGCGACTTTCCGAAGGCGACCTGACGGTCGCGGTGCCCAACACCGGCCGCCGCGACGAGTTGGGCTCCATCGGTCGCGCCGTCGCCACCGTCATCCAGGTTCTGCACGGGCTGCATGGGGAAATGCATCGGTTGTCCGGCAAGCAGGTGGATGAGGCCGCGACGGGGCATCCCCCGGTTTTCCAGGGCGCCTATGGCGAAATGGTGGCGCTGCTGCAGGAGACCGGCGTCGCCTTCCGCGCCATCGGGGAGCAGGCGACACAGGTGGCCGTCGCGGCGGGCCAGGCGAGCACGGCCATCGCCCAGGTCTCCGACGGCGCATCGGAGCAGACCGACGACCTCGACCATGTGGCGACCGCGGTCGGCCAATCGGCCCGCGCCATCGCCCACGTCACCGACAGCACGCGCGACGCCTCCGACATGGTGAAGGACGCCGCCGATTTCGCCGACCGCGGCCGGGAGGACATGGCGCGCCTGCTGCGCGTGTCTCAGACCATCGCAGAGAACAGCCGCCGCATCGGCCGCATCACAGAAGCGATCACCCAGATCGCGGTGAAGACCAACATCCTGTCGGTCAACGCTTCCATCGAGGCCGCCCGCGCCGGCGAGCAGGGCAAGGGCTTCGAAGTGGTCGCCGAAGAGGTTGGCAAGCTCGCCGACAATGCGGTGGAGAGCGCCCGCCAGATCGCCGAGATCATCGAAGCCGCCGCCGCTCTGGCGGAAGAAGGCAAGGCCGTCACCGAACAGGCCCGTCGCCGCATGGATGGGCTGGCCGACCGGGTGGACCGCATCGACGGTGCCTTCCAGTCGGTCGCCGTGGCGATGGAGGAGCAGCAGGCATCGGTGCGTGAGATCGAACGGTCGGTTGAAAGCGTTCGAACCGTCGCCTCCAAAAACGCCGCCGCGTCGGAGGAGATCGCCGCGACCATGGTCCATCTCTCCCGGCTGGCCGACGAGACGCGGCGTCAGGTCTCGCGTTTCCAGAGCAGCTGA
- a CDS encoding CheR family methyltransferase produces the protein MSEGGTPLGPLDALARRLLDDVRRKAGIRHDRPLERKLARILAAMPLPVLEEWVGQIERAPADSPDWLSLIENLTIHETYFFRDLPHHAHLRGHLLPRLIADRRAARTLRLWSAGCATGEEAYSLAIVTLEALADAGEARRTGHGLETDWDVQVLGTDLSRIAVRQAANACYGGEGLGPFREMPDGYDGWFVPLGSEAPLHRRVRADARRIVHFVRHNLMDADLPDGAPEGGFDLVSCRNVMIYFDDDSRDCALDLLTAAVAPGGWLVLGTTDRLGEDGRFERHRGDRALAYRRREAAP, from the coding sequence GTGAGCGAGGGCGGGACCCCTCTCGGCCCGCTCGACGCCCTGGCGCGGCGGCTGCTGGACGATGTCCGGCGCAAGGCGGGCATCCGCCACGACCGCCCGCTGGAACGCAAGCTGGCGCGCATCCTTGCGGCGATGCCCTTGCCGGTGCTGGAGGAGTGGGTGGGGCAGATCGAGCGGGCGCCGGCCGACAGCCCGGACTGGCTCAGCCTGATCGAGAACCTGACGATCCACGAGACCTATTTCTTCCGCGACCTGCCGCACCACGCCCATCTGCGTGGGCACCTGCTTCCCCGGCTGATCGCCGACCGCCGCGCCGCGCGGACCCTGCGGCTGTGGAGCGCCGGCTGTGCCACCGGGGAGGAGGCCTACAGCCTCGCCATCGTGACGCTGGAGGCGCTGGCCGACGCCGGTGAGGCCCGCCGGACCGGCCATGGCCTGGAAACCGATTGGGACGTGCAGGTGCTGGGGACCGATCTCAGCCGCATCGCCGTGCGGCAAGCTGCCAACGCCTGCTATGGTGGGGAAGGGTTGGGGCCGTTCCGCGAGATGCCGGATGGTTATGACGGTTGGTTCGTCCCGCTGGGGAGCGAGGCGCCGCTGCACCGCCGGGTGCGTGCCGATGCCCGCCGGATCGTCCACTTCGTCCGCCACAACCTGATGGATGCGGATTTGCCGGATGGGGCGCCGGAGGGCGGCTTCGACCTCGTGTCCTGCCGCAACGTGATGATCTATTTCGACGACGACAGCCGTGACTGCGCGCTGGACCTGCTGACGGCTGCGGTGGCGCCGGGCGGCTGGCTGGTGCTGGGCACCACCGACCGCCTGGGAGAAGACGGCCGGTTCGAGCGTCACCGCGGCGACCGCGCGCTCGCCTACCGGCGGCGGGAGGCTGCGCCATGA
- a CDS encoding chemotaxis protein CheW: MTAHGFLSFDIAGTPFAVPSDRVEEVAESTRATRLPFAPPQVEGLATVGGRILPVLDIAGYPSLGLAWSGGRRGGLLIVLRAGAGLLALRTGRIGGTLPAERVTLAEAEPEDCGTPVAGRLRHGDRSLRLLDPDRMELGRGAVHAGLFDADALTGAAAEPPDQSRERASIRLLMVELAGRPQALDMADLLLVFPLADLRPLPNAPAVVRGVAPVQKRSVLVTDPLGVGDRTGGYVAVLRTSRGPVGVRMDGVRGVVRVPLDRVRAGEAGAPAQVVDYDGTWLDVKSGAHMLGDHLDDIGGFIPEGGDPDDDLSESRLPRRFYRRFLTFVVEARVYALEFEQVRRVVEPSDRLRLPQGAENFDGLTDVDGRILPVLDLRRLLSRGTVGAAPDTPGIAILVEIDGGTVAVIADELQRIRKIAAEDVDPLSDRLTAAVIRLDHALIPVLRPEGLTAASSAIPSATRALPAGTAAP; this comes from the coding sequence ATGACGGCCCATGGCTTCCTGAGCTTCGACATCGCCGGCACTCCCTTTGCCGTTCCGTCCGACCGGGTGGAGGAGGTTGCCGAATCGACCCGCGCCACCCGGTTGCCCTTCGCCCCGCCGCAGGTGGAAGGGCTGGCGACCGTCGGCGGGCGCATCCTGCCGGTGCTGGACATCGCCGGCTATCCGTCGCTCGGGCTGGCTTGGAGCGGCGGCCGGCGGGGCGGCCTGCTGATCGTGCTGCGTGCCGGGGCCGGGCTGCTGGCCCTGCGCACCGGCCGGATCGGCGGCACACTGCCGGCGGAGCGGGTGACGCTCGCCGAGGCGGAGCCGGAGGATTGCGGGACGCCGGTTGCCGGACGCCTGCGCCATGGCGACCGCTCGCTGCGCCTGCTCGACCCGGATCGGATGGAACTGGGGCGCGGCGCCGTCCATGCCGGGCTGTTCGATGCCGACGCGCTGACCGGGGCCGCCGCCGAGCCACCCGACCAGTCGCGAGAGCGGGCAAGCATCCGCCTGCTGATGGTGGAACTCGCCGGGCGGCCGCAGGCGTTGGACATGGCCGACCTCCTGCTGGTCTTCCCATTGGCCGACCTGCGCCCTCTGCCCAATGCGCCGGCCGTCGTGCGCGGTGTGGCGCCGGTGCAGAAGCGGTCCGTGCTGGTCACCGATCCACTGGGGGTGGGCGACCGTACCGGCGGCTATGTCGCCGTGCTGCGGACCAGCCGTGGCCCCGTTGGCGTGCGGATGGACGGCGTGCGCGGGGTGGTCCGCGTGCCGTTGGACCGGGTGCGCGCTGGCGAGGCCGGTGCACCGGCACAGGTGGTGGATTACGATGGAACTTGGCTCGACGTGAAGAGCGGGGCGCACATGCTGGGCGATCATCTCGACGACATCGGTGGCTTCATACCCGAGGGAGGCGACCCGGACGACGATCTGTCCGAAAGCCGTCTGCCGCGCCGCTTCTACCGCCGCTTCCTGACCTTTGTGGTGGAGGCGCGGGTCTACGCCCTGGAATTCGAGCAGGTGCGCCGCGTCGTGGAACCCTCCGACCGCCTTCGTCTGCCGCAGGGGGCGGAGAATTTCGACGGATTGACCGACGTGGACGGCCGCATTCTGCCGGTGCTCGATCTGCGGCGGTTGTTGTCGCGGGGGACGGTCGGCGCCGCGCCCGATACGCCCGGGATCGCCATCCTGGTGGAGATCGACGGCGGAACCGTGGCGGTGATCGCCGACGAGCTCCAGCGCATCCGCAAGATCGCCGCGGAGGACGTCGATCCGCTGTCCGACCGCCTGACCGCCGCGGTCATCCGTCTGGACCATGCATTGATCCCGGTGCTGCGGCCGGAGGGGCTGACCGCCGCCTCTTCCGCCATTCCCTCCGCAACCAGGGCCCTTCCGGCCGGGACCGCAGCGCCATGA
- the fabF gene encoding beta-ketoacyl-ACP synthase II translates to MRRVVVTGLGMVTPLGVGHTLNWERLISGTSGIRGITGFDASDLASRVAGQLPRGTGEGEFNADSFVSPKDQRKMDDFIIFAIAAAQEAIKDSGWAPQTDEERERTGVMVGSGIGGLPGIADGAVTMNEKGPRRLSPFFIPACLINLASGHISIQHGFKGPNHAVVTACSTGAHAIGDAARLIMWDDADVMVAGGTEAAVSRLGVGGFAAMRALSTNFNDTPEKASRPYDKDRDGFVIGEGAGVVVLEELEHAKKRGATIYAEVVGYGMSGDAHHISAPAEDGNGGFRAMKAALKRAGMNPSDIDYVNAHGTSTPLGDEIELGAVKRLFGDAMDNLAMSSTKSAIGHLLGAAGAVEAIYSIKAINHGIVPPTLNLENPSESCLGVNLVPKVAQERRVRAALSNSFGFGGTNASLVFKEFA, encoded by the coding sequence ATGAGACGTGTCGTCGTCACCGGCCTCGGTATGGTCACGCCGCTCGGCGTCGGCCACACGCTGAACTGGGAGCGGCTGATTTCCGGAACTTCGGGAATCCGCGGCATCACGGGGTTCGATGCTTCGGACCTAGCCTCCAGAGTCGCCGGGCAGCTCCCGCGCGGAACAGGGGAGGGCGAGTTCAACGCCGACTCCTTCGTTTCGCCGAAGGATCAGCGCAAGATGGATGACTTCATCATCTTCGCCATTGCCGCGGCACAGGAAGCAATCAAGGATTCCGGCTGGGCTCCCCAGACCGATGAGGAACGTGAACGGACCGGCGTCATGGTCGGCTCCGGCATCGGCGGCCTTCCGGGCATCGCCGATGGCGCCGTGACCATGAATGAAAAGGGGCCGCGCCGCCTGTCGCCCTTCTTCATCCCGGCCTGCCTGATCAATCTGGCCTCCGGCCACATTTCGATCCAGCATGGCTTCAAGGGCCCCAACCACGCGGTCGTCACCGCCTGCTCGACCGGCGCGCACGCCATCGGCGACGCCGCCCGCCTGATCATGTGGGACGACGCCGATGTCATGGTCGCCGGCGGTACGGAGGCGGCGGTCAGCCGTCTCGGTGTCGGCGGCTTCGCCGCCATGCGCGCGCTGTCCACTAACTTCAACGACACGCCCGAAAAGGCCTCGCGGCCCTACGACAAGGATCGTGACGGCTTCGTCATCGGTGAGGGTGCCGGTGTCGTGGTGCTGGAAGAGTTGGAGCACGCGAAGAAGCGCGGCGCCACCATCTATGCCGAAGTCGTCGGCTACGGCATGTCGGGCGATGCCCACCACATCTCCGCTCCGGCGGAGGACGGCAACGGCGGTTTCCGCGCCATGAAGGCTGCGCTGAAGCGTGCCGGGATGAACCCGTCCGACATCGATTACGTCAACGCCCACGGCACCTCGACACCGCTGGGTGACGAGATCGAGCTCGGCGCTGTGAAGCGTCTGTTCGGCGATGCCATGGACAATCTGGCGATGTCGTCCACCAAGTCGGCCATCGGCCATCTGTTGGGCGCCGCCGGTGCGGTCGAGGCGATCTATTCGATCAAGGCGATCAACCACGGCATCGTTCCGCCCACGCTGAATCTCGAGAATCCCTCGGAAAGCTGCCTGGGCGTGAATCTGGTGCCGAAGGTGGCGCAGGAACGCCGTGTCCGTGCTGCTCTGTCGAACTCCTTCGGGTTCGGCGGCACCAATGCGTCGTTGGTGTTCAAGGAATTCGCGTAA
- a CDS encoding methyl-accepting chemotaxis protein: MSFPASLRVLPRFGIAVLLPSATALLPLLLPRLIPDIALQSLWLATGGALALALTIALMLALDLSDALARLQDAAVRLADGTADDASAPLLRRDETGAVAAALARTLSAQEALHAALRRLTHEPDDGDRHLPAMPGRYAEMAALVEDARNSFLRIGQQAAQVAVAAGQASTAVSQVADGASIQTEDLDRVVNAVGRSVRAIAEVTDSTRAASDMVRVTAGFADKGKLEMARLVRVSQTIGDNSRRIGRITEAITQIAVKTNILSVNASIEAARAGEQGKGFEVVAEEVGKLADNAVESARQIAEIVEAAAAMAEEGMAATAEVVQMMDGIAERVAQIDRMVQSVAAAMAHQQDHIVEIESNVGNIRTVASKNAAASEEITATMVHLSRLADDTRRLAERFRAP; the protein is encoded by the coding sequence ATGTCCTTTCCGGCCAGCCTGCGAGTTCTTCCCCGGTTCGGCATTGCCGTCCTGTTGCCTTCCGCTACGGCGCTCCTGCCCCTTCTGCTGCCCCGTCTGATCCCGGACATCGCGCTGCAATCCCTGTGGCTGGCGACGGGCGGAGCGCTGGCCCTGGCGCTGACTATCGCGCTCATGCTGGCGCTCGACCTGTCGGACGCGCTGGCCCGGCTTCAGGATGCCGCCGTTCGGCTTGCCGACGGCACGGCGGATGATGCTTCCGCACCGCTCCTCCGCAGGGACGAGACGGGCGCGGTCGCTGCGGCGCTGGCCCGCACCCTGTCGGCTCAGGAGGCGCTGCATGCCGCCCTTCGCCGCCTGACCCACGAGCCGGACGATGGCGATAGGCACCTGCCGGCGATGCCCGGCCGGTATGCCGAAATGGCGGCCCTGGTGGAGGATGCCCGCAACTCCTTCCTGCGTATCGGCCAGCAGGCGGCCCAGGTCGCCGTCGCTGCGGGCCAGGCCAGCACCGCGGTGTCGCAGGTCGCCGACGGCGCTTCCATCCAGACCGAGGATCTCGACAGGGTGGTGAACGCCGTCGGCCGGTCCGTCCGTGCCATTGCGGAGGTGACCGACAGCACACGCGCTGCCTCCGACATGGTGCGCGTCACCGCCGGATTCGCCGACAAGGGCAAGCTGGAGATGGCACGGCTCGTCCGGGTGTCGCAGACCATCGGCGACAACAGCCGCCGCATCGGCCGCATCACCGAGGCGATCACTCAGATCGCGGTGAAGACCAACATCCTGTCGGTCAACGCCTCCATCGAGGCCGCCCGCGCCGGCGAGCAGGGCAAGGGGTTCGAGGTCGTCGCCGAGGAAGTCGGCAAGCTCGCCGACAATGCCGTGGAGAGCGCCCGCCAGATCGCCGAGATCGTCGAGGCCGCCGCGGCGATGGCGGAGGAGGGGATGGCCGCCACCGCGGAGGTCGTGCAGATGATGGACGGCATCGCCGAGCGCGTCGCCCAGATCGACCGAATGGTGCAATCGGTCGCCGCCGCCATGGCCCATCAGCAGGACCACATCGTCGAGATCGAATCGAACGTCGGCAACATACGCACCGTTGCGTCGAAGAATGCCGCCGCGTCGGAGGAGATCACCGCGACCATGGTCCACCTCTCCCGGCTGGCCGACGACACGCGGCGGCTGGCCGAACGCTTCCGGGCGCCGTGA
- a CDS encoding acyl carrier protein — protein MSDIAERVKKIVVDHLGVEESKVVENASFIDDLGADSLDTVELVMAFEEEFGVEIPDDAAEKILSVKDAIDFIKANAAA, from the coding sequence ATGAGCGACATCGCCGAGCGCGTGAAGAAGATCGTTGTGGACCACCTGGGTGTCGAGGAGTCGAAGGTGGTGGAGAACGCCTCCTTCATCGACGATCTGGGCGCTGACAGCCTCGACACCGTCGAGCTGGTCATGGCCTTCGAGGAAGAGTTCGGTGTCGAGATCCCGGACGACGCCGCGGAGAAGATCCTGTCGGTGAAGGACGCCATCGACTTCATCAAGGCCAACGCCGCCGCCTGA
- the mltG gene encoding endolytic transglycosylase MltG: MGWGLRLFAGTLALAAAAAGGVGVWGVQRYTSPGPLEQAETVVIPRGSGLEAIAITLGDSGVIGSPLVFAAAAKLTGTFRELKAGEYQFPAGISIEGVLEQMRQGRTVVRRITVPEGLTSAQVVALLERETVLTGEIAKPPKEGSILPETYHFAYGDSRPALLERMQTAMTQALAEAWRNREPNLPYETPQQALTLASIVEKETGVAAERPRVAGVFVNRLESGMKLQSDPTVIYALTHGSGDLGRTLTRNDWKLESPYNTYQITGLPPGPIANPGKASLQAVMKPERHEFLYFVADGTGGHVFAKSLPDHNRNVAKWREFQQNRQSEPGETSSE, encoded by the coding sequence ATGGGCTGGGGTCTCCGACTATTCGCGGGGACGTTGGCCCTCGCGGCCGCTGCAGCGGGCGGGGTAGGCGTCTGGGGGGTCCAGCGCTACACCTCACCCGGACCGCTTGAGCAGGCCGAGACCGTCGTCATTCCCCGCGGCAGTGGCTTGGAGGCTATTGCCATCACGTTGGGCGATTCCGGCGTAATCGGATCTCCTCTGGTTTTTGCCGCAGCAGCCAAGCTGACTGGAACCTTCCGCGAGTTGAAGGCCGGCGAGTACCAGTTCCCGGCCGGAATCAGCATCGAAGGCGTATTGGAGCAAATGCGCCAGGGCCGCACCGTGGTGCGCCGCATCACCGTTCCCGAAGGGTTGACCTCCGCCCAGGTGGTGGCGCTTCTGGAGCGCGAGACGGTGCTGACCGGCGAGATCGCGAAGCCGCCGAAGGAAGGCTCCATCCTGCCGGAGACCTACCATTTTGCCTATGGTGACAGCCGTCCCGCATTGCTCGAGCGCATGCAGACTGCGATGACGCAGGCCTTGGCGGAAGCGTGGAGGAACCGGGAGCCGAACCTTCCCTATGAGACCCCCCAGCAGGCGCTGACGCTGGCCTCCATCGTCGAGAAGGAGACCGGCGTTGCGGCGGAACGGCCGAGGGTAGCGGGCGTTTTCGTCAACCGGCTCGAATCCGGCATGAAGCTGCAGTCCGATCCCACCGTGATCTACGCCTTGACCCATGGCAGCGGTGACCTTGGTCGGACACTGACCCGCAATGACTGGAAGCTCGAGTCGCCCTACAACACCTATCAGATCACCGGCCTGCCGCCGGGCCCGATCGCCAACCCGGGGAAGGCGTCGCTTCAGGCGGTGATGAAGCCGGAACGGCACGAGTTCCTGTATTTCGTTGCCGACGGGACCGGCGGACATGTCTTCGCCAAGTCGTTGCCGGATCACAATCGCAATGTCGCCAAGTGGCGAGAGTTCCAGCAGAACCGGCAGTCGGAGCCCGGCGAAACGTCATCGGAATGA